The segment TGCGGTGCGCGGCGATGAAGACCACGACCGCGACGCCCGCGCCAATCACCATGGCGGGAAGCGAGGCTTCCGGACCGAAGACGCCTCCACTCAGGGCCTCGGAGACACCGGCCCGGGGACTCCCCACGAAGAGGCTCCGGTGGGTCACCACGCCCGAGACGGACGCGCCGAAGACGAAGGCCTGGGTGAAGTTCCACGCGGCGTGGACGCCGATGGACATCCAGAGCCGTCCGGTCAGCAGGTAGAAGGCGGCCAGCAGCGGCCCCGCCTCCACCGCGATGGCCAGCGCGGCCATCAGGGTCGCGTTCGGGTTGTTCATGTGCAGCAGGCCGAAGAGCGCCGCCGAGAGGCCGAGCGCCCACCCCAGCCCGAAGGCGCGCGTGAGCAGCCGTAACAGGACCGCGCGGAACAGCAACTCCTCCATCACCCCCGACGTAATGGCCTGCGCCACCGCGCCCACCGGAGAAGCCAGCCGCGGCCCCTCGAGCTGGTAGAACCCCAGGCCCACCAACACGGCCATGACCAGGCCGAACATCCCCGCGCCCATGAGCAGGCCCAGCAGGAGCTCCCGCGCCGCGAAGCGCGGTGCCAGTTCCCCGGGCCAGCGCTTCTCGCCCAGTCGGACCGCGCCGGCATAGAGACCCAGGCCCAGCGCCGAGAACACCAACACCCAGAACAAGTCCCGGCCGTCCCCGCCTCCCGCGAACACGGGCCGGGCGAACGCCACGCACAATCCCTGGCAGGCACAGAGCAGGAAGAAGAGGAAGAACATCCAACCCATCATCCGCCACCGGCGCCACCGGCCCGGCTGGAGCACGCCCCGCTCACCAGAAGTCGGCCCCGCGAAAGTGCTGCCCTCGTTTGTCGTCACGCCCTACTCCCAGGTGTCCACGGCTCGCGTGCGGCCTCATCGCCGCCCGGACGCATGCTAGAGCGGACCGCCCTCCGGTGGGGAAACGCCGTCCCGCTCCGGCCTGTCCACCCGGTGAATGGACACGCCTCCACGAACGAGTCGAGCGTCCGCCGCGCTGTCGCCAGCAGCGGCGCGACGGACGGCTCCTCGAGACCGCGCACCCACTCGGCGACGGCTCGTGAGGTGACGCCCGCGGGCATAGCCGAGGCGCACGAAGCCGTCGACACCCCGCTTCCGCTCGGAGGACGTGGGGCACGCCCGACGCGGTGGATCCGATCTGACTCGACTTTCGCCATTTTTGGGCAGCCGAGAGCCATAGGTCATGCGGCTCTCGGCTGAGGCCGAGAAGGGAGCTGGGGCAATCGGGCGAGAAGAAGACGCGGGTCCACCCAATCCACGGAGGCGAGCGTGCGCTGGGCCAGGCGCAGAATGTCAGCGAAGCTGACGGTGCATTTGGTGCGGTACCAGGGACGCAGGGGCAACCCCATCCGCGAAGTGTCCCAACCCAGCTCCATATACCAGAGCACCAGGAGGGTGTAGCAMACACCCACCCAGGGAGCCGTCCGCAGTACCGCCAGGGGAGAGCGCGCTCGCGAAGAGGCGAAGCCCAGTAGTTGCTTGAGGTCGCGGAACAGCACTTCTATCCCCCAGCGGCTGCCATAGGCTTCAATCACTTGATGGGCCGTGCGGCTCGAGTCGGTGCAGAAGAAGACGCGCAGGGACAGTTCACCGCGCGGTACTTTGACGATGACGATTTTGAGCAGGGGTTTGCCGGCGGAACGATACCACCGGGCCACCAACTCCTTGTACTGCACCTGCGTGGGCGCGCCATACAAGGAGAGCGTCATGGTCAGCCAGGGGTGATTGTCGTCCCGGGCAATCTTCTCGGGCTTGGGCAGGAGAATATCCTTGGTGAGCAGGCGGCCMGTGACAGGCGAGCGGCACGAGCGTGTGCGCGGACGGTGCAGCGTGGAGTCCGCTCGCATGGCTCCCACGAAGACAACGCCCGGTGGCAGGTGGCGCAGCACCTCCCGACAGGAGTAGGCGGAGTCCGCCACCACCTCCACGGGCTTGTGGGGTAACCAGCGGGACACCTGCTCCAGGAGCTGGCGTGCCAACTGCGTCTTCTTCAAGTGTGTGCCCCCTCGCTTCTGGCAGTCGGCCTGGGTCCGGTAGAGGCGGAAGAGAACAGGCAGGGCCCAGACTCTTTCAGAAAAAGGCACGGGGAACAGCACGGACAGCACCACCCAGACATGGCCGAAGGTGAGCAGGCGCGTGCGTCGAGTCGAGCGCACCGGGTCGATGTGCACACCCAGGCCGAACACCTTGGGACCCTTGTGGGTGCACAGGGTGTCGTCGAGCGCCAGTCGCAGCGGCCCTGGAGCGAGTGCCGCCAGGTGCAGCAAGAGCAACCGGCCCACCTGGTCGATGCTCCAGCGTGCTTGCGAGAAGAAGCGGTGGAAGCCCGCGTGGTGGCGCACGCCCGAGACTCCCGCGGACACCAAGGCTTCGGTGACAGCGTGCAGCCCACGCGTCCCCACCCAGCCAGCAAACAAGGTGAGGAAGCGGCAGAACGAGGGCCGAGTGAAAGCGGGACTCACGAGCAGAAGCAGCGACAGTAGCGTGTTTATAGAAGGGGCGGTCATCGTGTACTGGACGGGAGAAGTCTTGGTCGACCTCACAACCAGTCCGGTGGCCGTCCCTTCCCCACGCCTCCGCTGCTCCCTTGCTCGCCCTCCTCAAAATGGCGAAAGTCGAGTCTGATGGCTCGCTGAGTTACTTTCACCAGGTGATCAACGGGGAACGATGCACCCAGGTGTCGTCGCGCACCTGGTCCAAAGCAAACCTCGCAACGTCTGCTCGCGAGATGGCTCCGCCATGGAAGCTGGAGAGATCCGTGAGCGCGCGGATCGTGTCGCGGCTGGGCTTGTTGGTCAGGACGGAGGGGCGAACGAGAACC is part of the Cystobacter ferrugineus genome and harbors:
- a CDS encoding IS701 family transposase, encoding MTAPSINTLLSLLLLVSPAFTRPSFCRFLTLFAGWVGTRGLHAVTEALVSAGVSGVRHHAGFHRFFSQARWSIDQVGRLLLLHLAALAPGPLRLALDDTLCTHKGPKVFGLGVHIDPVRSTRRTRLLTFGHVWVVLSVLFPVPFSERVWALPVLFRLYRTQADCQKRGGTHLKKTQLARQLLEQVSRWLPHKPVEVVADSAYSCREVLRHLPPGVVFVGAMRADSTLHRPRTRSCRSPVTGRLLTKDILLPKPEKIARDDNHPWLTMTLSLYGAPTQVQYKELVARWYRSAGKPLLKIVIVKVPRGELSLRVFFCTDSSRTAHQVIEAYGSRWGIEVLFRDLKQLLGFASSRARSPLAVLRTAPWVGVCYTLLVLWYMELGWDTSRMGLPLRPWYRTKCTVSFADILRLAQRTLASVDWVDPRLLLARLPQLPSRPQPRAA
- a CDS encoding CPBP family intramembrane glutamic endopeptidase, which codes for MTTNEGSTFAGPTSGERGVLQPGRWRRWRMMGWMFFLFFLLCACQGLCVAFARPVFAGGGDGRDLFWVLVFSALGLGLYAGAVRLGEKRWPGELAPRFAARELLLGLLMGAGMFGLVMAVLVGLGFYQLEGPRLASPVGAVAQAITSGVMEELLFRAVLLRLLTRAFGLGWALGLSAALFGLLHMNNPNATLMAALAIAVEAGPLLAAFYLLTGRLWMSIGVHAAWNFTQAFVFGASVSGVVTHRSLFVGSPRAGVSEALSGGVFGPEASLPAMVIGAGVAVVVFIAAHRKATARALELHGA